A single window of Gossypium hirsutum isolate 1008001.06 chromosome A10, Gossypium_hirsutum_v2.1, whole genome shotgun sequence DNA harbors:
- the LOC107953786 gene encoding glucan endo-1,3-beta-glucosidase 12: MPSFLFISLLLSFIHFSFSLPSIGVTYSTTTTTASPPPDKISATISTLKIPNVRLPDADPSLIKAFAFTNTSLFLSIPNPLLPAVAANRSLALRWLYRHVLPFYPRSKITLISVGNAVLDSVAEQDFTPYLLPAMRNLHLALHELGIKKIPVSTTFSFFSTITTAFPPSSAEFQQPAGDLIIKPLLQFLEETNSSFLINLYPYNLYRLNSEIPVGFALFQDYPFNFRDDLVTGVRYFNLFDMMADSVLTAMAVMGYESVPVIVAETGWPSGGGEAGEVEANEAYAEMYLKGLVRHLKSGVGTPLKKDGVAEVYVYELMDHEGGNNDNNKVKGRKWGILTENMTRKFNVEISSGVKNYGLMGIFLFLIAIFYALP, from the coding sequence ATgccttcttttctcttcatttccCTCCTACTTTCCTTCATCCACTTCAGTTTTTCACTTCCTTCAATCGGAGTCACTTACTCCACCACCACTACCACCGCATCACCACCGCCGGATAAGATCTCTGCTACCATCTCCACCCTCAAGATCCCTAACGTCCGTCTCCCAGACGCTGACCCTTCTCTAATCAAAGCCTTTGCATTCACCAACACTTCCCTTTTCCTCTCAATCCCAAACCCTCTTCTCCCCGCCGTCGCCGCTAACCGTTCCCTTGCTCTCCGTTGGCTTTACCGTCACGTCCTCCCTTTTTACCCTCGATCCAAAATCACCCTCATTTCCGTCGGAAACGCCGTCCTTGATTCCGTCGCGGAACAAGATTTCACCCCTTATTTGCTCCCGGCAATGAGGAACCTCCATTTAGCTCTTCATGAATTAGGTATCAAAAAAATCCCCGTCTCCACCACATTCTCCTTTTTTTCCACCATTACCACCGCTTTCCCACCTTCCTCCGCCGAATTCCAACAACCCGCCGGCGACCTTATCATAAAACCCTTACTCCAATTCTTGGAAGAAACCAACTCATCTTTCTTGATCAATCTCTACCCTTACAATCTCTACCGTCTCAACAGCGAAATCCCAGTCGGATTCGCCTTGTTTCAAGactaccctttcaatttccgagACGATTTAGTCACCGGAGTCCGATACTTCAACCTATTCGACATGATGGCGGATTCCGTTTTAACAGCAATGGCGGTAATGGGGTACGAAAGTGTTCCGGTAATCGTAGCTGAAACCGGTTGGCCGAGCGGTGGAGGTGAAGCCGGGGAAGTCGAAGCGAATGAAGCGTACGCCGAGATGTATTTGAAAGGATTGGTAAGGCATTTGAAATCAGGGGTGGGGACACCATTGAAGAAAGATGGGGTAGCAGAGGTATATGTTTACGAATTGATGGATCATGAAGGaggtaataatgataataacaaagTAAAAGGGAGGAAATGGGGGATTTTAACAGAGAATATGACTAGGAAATTCAATGTAGAGATTTCTAGTGGGGTTAAAAACTATGGGTTAATGGGGATTTTCTTGTTTTTGATTGCTATTTTCTATGCTCTGCCTTAG
- the LOC107951503 gene encoding uncharacterized protein At2g39920, translating to MSAYGHQMEREFSAQSLLSRGNTGTEMGSRYVSESGFYMTSFAATIFIASLVTIGVLLVTSVVSLAVMLQSCENKSKGVVATIDKANDNHHYCEILALHGELNGLKPDNVPPLCRNLAVQYIETGGYRRDLDFVMRMIENFFDTVSPSKNQTDAVLIDIDNILVSDPSVQRILESYTKLHSKGWLLILLSRKHEKQRHVTIKHLNSIGFNGWSSLIMRSDLEMEMETREYFCRRRTEMKEQGNEIMSVISSQMDALMGLSLGIRLFKLPNPLYYNFENNYESRIHGLVQSEN from the exons ATGTCGGCTTACGGCCATCAAATGGAACGCGAATTCTCCGCTCAGAGTCTTTTAAGCAGGGGAAACACCG GAACCGAGATGGGAAGCCGTTACGTCTCCGAGTCGGGATTCTACATGACATCTTTCGCCGCAACGATCTTCATCGCCAGTTTAGTAACCATCGGTGTCCTGTTAGTAACTTCAGTAGTTTCATTAGCGGTAATGTTGCAATCATGTGAGAATAAAAGCAAAGGAGTCGTGGCGACGATAGATAAAGCCAACGATAATCACCATTACTGCGAGATTCTCGCCCTCCACGGTGAGCTCAACGGCCTTAAACCCGACAACGTCCCTCCGCTCTGTAGGAACCTTGCCGTTCAATACATCGAAACAGGAGGATACAGAAGAGACTTGGATTTCGTAATGCGTATGATCGAAAACTTTTTCGATACTGTTTCACCGTCGAAAAATCAAACGGATGCAGTGTTAATAGACATCGACAACATCCTTGTGTCGGATCCGAGCGTCCAACGGATACTCGAATCGTACACGAAACTTCATTCTAAAGGATGGTTATTGATTCTCTTATCAAGAAAACATGAGAAACAACGACATGTTACCATTAAACACCTTAATTCTATAGGATTTAATGGTTGGTCTTCATTGATTAtgag GTCGGAtttagaaatggaaatggaaacaaGGGAGTATTTTTGTAGACGAAGAACTGAAATGAAGGAACAAGGTAATGAAATAATGAGTGTGATTAGCAGTCAAATGGATGCTTTAATGGGGTTGTCATTGGGAATTCGGCTTTTTAAGCTTCCAAATCCTCTgtattataattttgaaaataactaTGAAAGCAGGATCCATGGGCTTGTACAAAGCGAAAATTAG